The Oscarella lobularis chromosome 8, ooOscLobu1.1, whole genome shotgun sequence nucleotide sequence TCAGAGTCTTCTAGACTGTAAGcgtcgttttcctctttAGTCGACTTTCCGTTGTATGATTTGGCGGTTGCAGCTCCTATCGACGAAGAACTCGTCGAAAACTTGCAGAAACTCTTGGGAAAAGTCGATCAGATGAAAGCGCAGCGCAAACAATTGGAATCggatttgagagaaaaggtgCAGAGCTTCGGACTCCTCTACTTTATTAACTTCACAAACGCTTTAGATCAATAAGGACGATATAACGAGTCAAATCGTCACAGCCGAGAAAGACGCTCAAGACGTAAAAACATCGTCTAAACACTTCTTAAAACGCGTCGTTTCTGTTCTAGAAATTCTTCTCGAAGGAATTGGAGAAacacaacgacgtcgtcgacctGATTCGTCAGAATCTCGACGCGCAGGATCGCATTCTCGCCGCGCTCACCGAAGCGAACGCCAAGTACGCGTCCGTGCGACAGAACCttcaagaaatcgacgaacaaCGCGAACAAATCGTCGAGCAAATCGTCGAGGCAGCCGACGTCTTTCCCAATCTCGACGCCCGAGCCGAGTAGGAAAtaaaaagtagaaaaaaatctgcGCATTGGGACTCGGGATTTTTATCACGCAGAAAGGGCCTCGGATTTTTCAAGAGACTCGACGAAAAAGCCGCTCAACTGCTGAACAAAGCGCGAGACGTGTGCGCGTCTCGTCAACGCGAACGACCCGCTCTCGTGCCAGAAGCGTACGCGTCCGTCTCATcccaaagcgacggcgagtgtgatgctttctttctttctttcttagacCCGTTCGCCCCGTCGTCGCTCCCGCTTCCGCTCCGGATCGCGCGGAACCCCAGGGCCGCTTCGCTTCTCTAACCCACTCCCACCCGCCGTCGAGATCGAGTCTGCCGCCCAAGCCCGCTCATCTCCTCGGCGGCGTtccggcgccggcgacgaccgCGTCTCCCGTGCCGTCCCTCGGGGCAACATTTTCTCCGGCGacgcaatcgtcgacgtggtCGCCGCTCGTGTCGCCGGCTCCTCCGTCGTCGGAACGCGTCGTCATCGGCGGACAAAGTCAGCCGGATCCGATTTCTGCTATGACGCGCGTCGTTGTTGCCGGTggcgaacgatcgacgtcgtcgctcgtcgtcgaacgggaGCGCGCGCTGCCGGCTTCCGCCGTCGGAAACGTCGCTACCTTGCAAAAGGTCGTCAGCGACGTGGAAGCCCAATTGAAGGCCCTGTCAGAAGTGTCGTCGCACGATAATCGCTTCGGGATGACGCGGGACTGGGAGGTAAAAGTGCGAGTGTTCGTGTGTCTAGTTGCTTGACTCATAAGTAATGGTGCCAAAGGCTCTGAACGCTTTCGAGGCCGAAGATGCGAAATCTTTCACAGTGCACGCTGCCCGAATACATTCTCACATGAATCGCTCTGCTGACTCGGTTCCGTGTAAGAAAAGAGGCTCTATGTGTATAGAAAGAAATGACTtattatttctctttctcgttaGATGACCAGAATAGAGTGAAATTGCGCGGCGTCGCTGCCGACTACATCAATGCCTGCTATTTGGACGTGAGAATAACTAGTTTtcaattttaaattaattaatatgttcgttttttttgtttctcagGACTTGTCTCCGCCTCGTCACATCGCCGCCCAATCGCCGCTCTCctccgacgccgtcgacgatttctggACGATGGTGTGGGAATGCCGAGTAGTCGCGATTGTAATGTTAGAcagagaaatcgaagacggaaAGGTGATAGAAGCTCCCTATTCTCCTTCGTTATCTCATATCATTATTGAGGTATCTTGCTATCGTTACTGGCCCGAAGGGGGAGGCCACGTACTCAAAACGGGTCCTCTCGAAGTGACGCTCCAGAGCTATCGCGAAACGAGCGTTTGCGTATGTCGCTATGTTTGCATAAGGAATACGAAGGTGACGTTAATTCGAAATAGCAATTAGATGGCCTTCTCATTGTTCCCGCCTTCCTCCGTGATTTTTATAGGATAACGAAGAGAGGACTGTTGCCCATCTGGAATATCGAGACTCTTCGGAAAAAAGGTGGGACGCGTCTGATTTGATAAGCGACGTATTGAATAATTCAACTGGTTTTCGTTAGCGATGTCGCCGTCTCGTCTGGCGGGCTTCCGCCGCTGGCAATGAAAGGTTTTTGTGAGTTTTTGCTCGAGGGAATGGCTGTttatcgtcgattcgctcgCAACGACGAACCGTTGATCGTTCACAGCAGGTCAATacggaaagaaaagaaacgatgtTCTCTTTAGAAGGGTTCTCGTGTTTTTGTACGCAGCGACGGTGGAAGTCGAATTGGAGCTTTCGTCGTTCTGCACAGCGCAATGCGAAgcatcgacgacggaaattcTACGGGTAAGAGAAACGGAAATGAGGTTTGCAGGGGGTGGGCAGGCGTACCCGCGTAGATTGTTCTCTCTCGAAGCGTTCCACTTAGCTAGAAGCCGAATCGAGACCCTTAGGCTATAGCGTGCTCGTTTCTGTAGTGAATGTATTCAATCTGGTGCGATTGTTGAAAAAACAGAGGATGCAGACGATAAAGAGCAAGGTGCTGAACAGAGTGTGCACGTTTCGTCTAATCCCTAACCTCTTGCTTCGTTATCTCTTTAGGAAGAGTACATCTTCTGTCACACGGCTCTACTGTAtctcgttcgtcgcgtcttATCGGGATCGCAAGCGATCGATGAAGCGCCGGCACCGTCGTCCTTACCGTCGCTGCCGCCTGCGCCGCCTCAAGATCCACCGGAACCACGGCGAAACGATCCACTCAGCTCCTTGGATCCGTTTTGGAAGATTGGCGTCGACAGAAAGAAACCAGCGCAGCCGGCCGACGAATTTGATCCGCTGAGTTCGGCACCGCGTCCGAGAgcggcgacggtggcggcggcgacggcatcgTCGGTTCCACCTCACTCTGGCTTGTACAAGTCGTACGAAAgcgtcgaaacgtcgtcgggaaATGTTGTCAACGTTCGCGGTGCCGCCATTTCGTCTGAGCGAGAacaggcgacgacggcgacggcgacgacggtagCAACAGCAGCTCCAGCACCGATGGCGACGTCAGCAAACGTCGTGCAAATACCGTCTTtcgtgacgtcgttgctggcggaaaaagagaaacagatCGAGATGCAGGCGCTTAAAATTGCCGAACAGGATCGCGTTATCGGCGAgcagcgaaaacgaattatCGATATGGAGATGGCGTTCGGCGACTTGCGACGTCAGTTCGACGAGTGTCGGCAACTTGCCGAGGAAAAGCAGCGCGTCGTTGACGAACTGAAAAGCAAATTGATTGGCAGTCAGTCGTTGGAAGTGCAATTGGAGCAGCTGAAAAGTTTCGTACTCgtggaaaagagaaagcaggAGGTGCACCGACAAGAAGACAAGCACTATCAGCAGCAGCTTCAGCAGCAGCTGCAAATTCAGCAGGCCGAGCTGAATAAACAAAAGGAAGATCAGCGGCGACAAGATGCAGAAAAGCAAAGACTTTTAGAACAGCAACACCGGAATCAGCAGCCTTTGCCATCGCCAGCACCTATGCTTTCTCCCGCGCCGACACCCGGTACACCGGTATGGGGAGACGGCTCGCGATTCCCTGCGTCCCATCCCCAGACAATGCAACCTCAGCCGGCCCAACCCCAACTGATCCAACCCCAGCCGCTTCAACCCGCGCAGCCGGTCCAAGCGCAGCCAACCCAACCGCAGCCGCTTCAATCCGTGCAGCCGGTTCAACATCAGCCCCAAGCGCAGCTAATTCATCCGCAGCACCATCAGCAGATTACTCATCCGCCACAGCAAGGTTCTACTAGGCCCCTTCCGCCGCCggtgcagcagcagcagcaacagcaaccGATTCTAGGTCAAAATCCTGCTTCTTTGCAAGTGATCGGTCGAGGTCAACCGTTGCCTCAACGACCCAACGAGCCTTCGCACTATTTTCATCAgccggcagcagcagcgggtCAAGTAAGCCCTCAAGCGGGAATCACTCAAAATCCTCTCGCGGGGGTGAAACCGTATCAACCGCGCGATCAGCATCGGGGTCGAGGGGGGCCTCCGTCTACATTTCAGGGTCATTCTCAGCAGTTTCGTCCTTCCCAGCCGATTCCTATGCAAACGAGCGTGTCTCAACCGCTTCCGCAGCAGCGGTATCCCTCTCAGTTTCAGCCGGCGATGGCTCCCGGCCAGATGCACCCGAATCCGAATCAAATTatgcagcaacagcagccgCAGGCTCAACACGGAACTGTTCAGAATCCGTCGCTAGCTCAGCAACACTCGTACGTGCAAAAGTAACAATTTCTACGTCTCTATATTGTGTCATTTATTATTCCCGTGATTCGAAGTATCGTGATACCGTGCGTGCATGCAAAACTAACGCGAACGGACGTCACCTTCTATCCTTAGCCAATTAATCAGTTAACTACTCTATGTCGTTGAGAGCGGAAGGGGTTTCGCCATGTCATTCAATAGGCTTCTGACGACGTCAACTCACGCATATAGATATCACGCGCACACGCACGACTTGACGACAAGCTGAGGAATTTCGCCGTCAAACGTGTCCTTTCCAAGTTGTCTTTTCACGCTGATCGTCTCGAACGATCCCGGCGTACATAGAGGCGCCGCTGAGCGGTTGAttttttcatcgttttttgaACGGCTTGCCTGTAGGAGGGCGAGAGCTTCCGCGTGAATACTATTGTGATACACTTTATCCAGAGATCCGCACTGTCCCACGCACAATCCGATGTCGACAATGGGCGGATGAATAACATGCCCCCAGCCAATCTCGGTGAAGTTGAGCAGGAACGAACGTCGCTGGCACAGATCTTCTctatcttttttctttccagtATCTATGCTGCGTGGGCTAACTGCGATAAGACAGCAGCATATggaaaagacaaagagagcTTTGTTCGTCATCATGATTGCAGAAGATAGGAGGAAGGAATGAATAATACAGGCTCGTCTCTAGCAAATATAGTAGCAGTTTACTATGCAAATTGAATTCGCGAGAAATGTAAGCAAGGAAAACGTATTAGGTGCTCGTTCGCGGAAAAGCGGAGTGTTGTTATACGGGCTAGCATAGTACGGGTCCGCGTCAAGAAAGAAAgtcgaaaaacgaaaaagacgtcgtccatcgcagcgaaacgaaacgtcaAGAT carries:
- the LOC136189989 gene encoding tyrosine-protein phosphatase non-receptor type 23-like, translating into MEEIPRTSMITLDLKTSIGVDFSNPIRRYIRDYYHEDPDNYSDELARLKQLRANAITPTRDYSGCSVLRRYFCQLHFLEARFPMKEGEAAAIAFSWTDPLSGKSVSMSDISYDQSAILYNLGALHSQLGDYDSRTTDDGMRVSCTHFQCAAGAFDYLKENFAVAATPDLSSELMAMYTSVMLAQAQECLLEKSVKEKRKGGINSKVARQVANYYSTALLVAESSKAVTASKKYKTWQKHFEHKSLYFAALALMFAATGSEEQGKHGEEVGYLKAAAAKIEEAGKIAKDDAKAKEAVRLVSEAIAKLLESAVKNNDFVYHEAVPEPDALPEIKASSLVKPMPFQPSDPSVSGHDIFAKLIPMEAHELSSVYSEEKARLLRHIGSLIEGKDADLKQTMESLSLEDVLKPHSVPKTLPPQLHEKYEDMKDKKDVLDHLRESLDELDLLSAKAKTSLDQVEALLEEDEKQEKLIEEKFGPRSQPKELADLHTELKQFQEAHAKGMSTNADIVEKFKQNQGHFEHLTGSQDALLASLPTQSLLDSPIDEELVENLQKLLGKVDQMKAQRKQLESDLREKINKDDITSQIVTAEKDAQDKFFSKELEKHNDVVDLIRQNLDAQDRILAALTEANAKYASVRQNLQEIDEQREQIVEQIVEAADVFPNLDARAEKGLGFFKRLDEKAAQLLNKARDVCASRQRERPALVPEAPVRPVVAPASAPDRAEPQGRFASLTHSHPPSRSSLPPKPAHLLGGVPAPATTASPVPSLGATFSPATQSSTWSPLVSPAPPSSERVVIGGQSQPDPISAMTRVVVAGGERSTSSLVVERERALPASAVGNVATLQKVVSDVEAQLKALSEVSSHDNRFGMTRDWEALNAFEAEDAKSFTVHAARIHSHMNRSADSVPYDQNRVKLRGVAADYINACYLDDLSPPRHIAAQSPLSSDAVDDFWTMVWECRVVAIVMLDREIEDGKVSCYRYWPEGGGHVLKTGPLEVTLQSYRETSVCVCRYVCIRNTKDNEERTVAHLEYRDSSEKSDVAVSSGGLPPLAMKGFCEFLLEGMAVYRRFARNDEPLIVHSSDGGSRIGAFVVLHSAMRSIDDGNSTVNVFNLVRLLKKQRMQTIKSKEEYIFCHTALLYLVRRVLSGSQAIDEAPAPSSLPSLPPAPPQDPPEPRRNDPLSSLDPFWKIGVDRKKPAQPADEFDPLSSAPRPRAATVAAATASSVPPHSGLYKSYESVETSSGNVVNVRGAAISSEREQATTATATTVATAAPAPMATSANVVQIPSFVTSLLAEKEKQIEMQALKIAEQDRVIGEQRKRIIDMEMAFGDLRRQFDECRQLAEEKQRVVDELKSKLIGSQSLEVQLEQLKSFVLVEKRKQEVHRQEDKHYQQQLQQQLQIQQAELNKQKEDQRRQDAEKQRLLEQQHRNQQPLPSPAPMLSPAPTPGTPVWGDGSRFPASHPQTMQPQPAQPQLIQPQPLQPAQPVQAQPTQPQPLQSVQPVQHQPQAQLIHPQHHQQITHPPQQGSTRPLPPPVQQQQQQQPILGQNPASLQVIGRGQPLPQRPNEPSHYFHQPAAAAGQVSPQAGITQNPLAGVKPYQPRDQHRGRGGPPSTFQGHSQQFRPSQPIPMQTSVSQPLPQQRYPSQFQPAMAPGQMHPNPNQIMQQQQPQAQHGTVQNPSLAQQHSYVQK